Within the Cyprinus carpio isolate SPL01 chromosome B18, ASM1834038v1, whole genome shotgun sequence genome, the region tgttgtttactttCTGTTGAGTTTTCTGAAAGAGTGTAAAACATTGTTGGTTATTTTAAGAGTGAAactttgaatttacattttcaagaGTGTGAAGTTGTATCAAACCAAagagttatatatattatatcataatctCATTAAACTATagataaataagtataaaataaaatataaaatatataattaatataatcaaataatagaTAAACATATTAAGAGGTATTTAGGAGCTTTACATAAAGGGAGAGTTAAAGTGACTACTGTAAGTAGTTATTTCCATTAATTGAAAAGTGTTGGTTCACTTGAGATTTACCATTGTCTATTCAAATTGTTATTCTTTTGCTCTTTCAAACaatcaaaatatacataaatacttaCCTTTTCCAGAAGTTGTTGTTGTGTTCTTTCTCCTGCCAGCATATTTCAATCCCCACAGAGCTGAACAAAAGATGTCTATGGTGTGCAACAGCACTAAAACTCTACTagcaaactgaatttaaatttggTGAATATGGATATGCTGTGCTTTCTCTTCTCCACAAAGACAGCACAAGAAACAGAATATTCcatgaatcaaaacaaaacataatctaataataatttgatcaaaatCTGTTCTTAGTATAACAAATAAATTTGTACTCCAgataatttttattagtgttttattagtAACAATATGTTGTAAACGCTGGACTGaatcatgtgtttttattttattgggttTATTGGGTAGCCCAAGTTTTAATTTCTCCACGAGGATTATTAAagctgtaaatttaaataaacagttcaaccaaaaatgaaaattcagttggCCCAGTTTCACTTTGTGTTCTACAGAGGAAAAAAGCCATATAGGTTTTTGAATAAAACCTTTACTTACACTaaacttaaaggaataggtcacccaaaaatgaaaattctgttattgtgGCTTTTTTTACccctgtggaacacacacacacatatatatatagaagaatgctggtaaccaaacagtttcatttcccattgtatggacaaaaaaaaataaaaaatacagtgggAAAACAATgagaaccaaaactgtttggttacaaacattcttcaaaatatcctatTTTCTGTTGAAatggcatgaggatgagtaaatgatgagccAATCTGCACTAAAAGCACTGAGGCCTCTTGTCCAAGAAagcatcaacaaaacaaaacctcaaaGAAATAGCCCTAGAGGATAGAGCAATCAGTAACTAACCTCTAGCTGCTGTTGCAGGCTGCGGACCTGAGCCTGGAGGGAGCTGTCAGGCTGTGATGGTCCACAGGAGCTCATGGGTTCTGATATGTTGACCTGAGCCAACCTCTTTCCCTCATGCTCCACTGATGACTGAGACAGAGaatatatgtaattacatttactgaagaaaaaaaaatgtgccctGTGCAAAACCCTAAGGTGATCagagtgttctggatggttggaTCTGCAGGaaaaattaatattactaatatacAAGAAATAATCACCTTTTCAACTTGTGATGTGCTCCCCAGGTCTTCAGTTGTGCTACTTTTGCTTTCTATTTCAGATAGCTGCGCTTTTTTTACTTCACTTCTAGTAACTTCACATTCTGCTCTGTCAATCCCTGTAGAAGATGATACTTGGTTATGCTGTACTTCACTTGTGCATGGCTGCCTGTGTTCTTCTGTCTGAACACCCTCATCCTTTATGTTTGAGATGTTCACATTGGCCTGGTTTTGTTGCTTCTCCATCTCTTCAAGGGCCAGTTTGAGTCGCTCCACCTCTTTCTCCTTTTCCTCCACTTTGGCAACAGGAATAAACCTGGCCTGCAGAGCCTCCTGTATGGTGTCCAGCTCAGTCTTTTGTTCATTAAGTTCTCTCAGCAGGCTCTGGTTCTCCTCCTGGACACTCTGGTACTTCTGTAGAGCCTCATCAGCTTTGGTTTCAGCCTGTTGCAGTGCATCTTTCAGTGAGCTAGTTATGACTGTGTGCTCATTCTTGCTAATGTAGTTCTCCAGATCTATAGTTGGTTTAGGAGTTTCTGTGGTGAGGTCAGTCATGGTACTCTTCTCTTGTGTGGGGCACCATTCTGATGGGGTTTGAGCTTCTTTACACAACATCTCAGCTTGCTGTGTCTCCACTTCCGCTAACCTGGTCCTCAGCGTGTTTATTTGCTCTTCTTTGCTGAGAAGCTCATGGGAAATCCGACTCAGTTCCTGCATTAAGGAGCTCTGGTTCTCCTTCTGCTGCTCTGCCTCCCTCCTGCTCTGGCTGAGCTCCTTCTGCATCCTCCCTAGTTCGGCTACAGCTGCCTCccgctgacctttgacctcttggAGCTGGACTCTTAGTTCTTCCACCAAGTGCTCTCTGACAGCCACTAGATGAGCTTGCATCTGTCTCACTCGGGTTTCCGAGCCAGCCATCCTCCTCTGCACCTCGCCCAGGGCCTCCTCCAGCTCCCACGACCGGTTATGGGCAGCATGCAGAGCCTGATcgttgtttctgcttcttctgtgttttttattcttGTGAAGGAAGAGGAGGTGCTGCATCCAGCCTGTGCACCTCCGCCTCTGCTGCTTCTTGCCTTCTTCTCGAATCTCGTAGTTCTCTTTTAAGGGCATCCACTTCACCAGGCAATAACTCCATTGGAGCAGATCTCACTGGCAGAGGAGCTGACTGTGTGGGCCTGACCTGAATAATTCACATAGGTCATGTCAAATAAGGATATGACCTTTTAATCTCTCATTATAAAAAACACTCAACTATATTAGTTGGTGCACTGCATAAAAATCTGTATTATATTAAGAAATGATTACTActactgttaaaaatatatagaaatatagaagaaaaacattaaattctctaAAAAAACAAGtcttgtagaattttttttattacaagtacatttatattttactggTTTACACACAAAATATACTCATTGATTGATAAGTTCACCCTATtttcgttccaaacttgtatatgtttctttcttatgttgaacacaaaagaagatattttgaagaaccaaatagttgttggtccccattgacttccacagtagaTTCAACATGCCACTGACATTGAAGAAATAGTTaattttttgagaaatttagcattacatcacttgatcaccactggatcctcttgcagtgaatgggggccatcagaataatccacacatctccagtccatcagtaaacatgaagcgaaaagctgcatgtttgtaataaaaaaaaaaatccaccaagacgtttttaacttcaaactgcacccattcactgcagaggacctactggtgagcaagtgatatcaTGCTACATTTTTTCTAAtcttttcagatgaagaaacatttttttaatttttgggtgaacacaGCAGACAAAGATCAAGTCAGGTTAGACAGGGTACCTGTGTAGAATCCAGATTCTGACTTTGTTTGGCACCTCTTCCTTCAGGGaacagaaaacatgtttaaaacattaGAGTCCAGGCCTGAAAAGCTTTTGTGATATGACTGATTGCAATCCTGATGTTCtgtcatgataaaaataaaataaaaacatgcgtTCCAAGTTACCTTCAGCAAAGTGACTGGCATGTTCCCTCTGTAATTCAGACACAACCCTTTACTGATGACATTCACAACTGATCACAGGACCACAATCAGCTACAGTAAAGAGGAAAATGACTGCCTCATAGCCTTAATTTAAATGTCATCCCATAAAGAAACTCACTGTTAGTGGCTCTGACAAAGGTTTCTCAGTCTTTACCGATCCTGTTTTGGTCCGGCCAATCCCTGCTGATTGGGGTTTAACCTGCATttggaaagaaaaacactatgaTAATCAAAAACATCatctataaatattaaattcaacATCATACATTCTCTTTCCCAACAGTACATTTATatcatgtactgtaaatgtgttAGTAGTAAGAAACTAGCGTTTTACATATGTATGAATTATTCACATGAGCATGAGAATCAGTATTCCTCTCCATCAACAGCTGCAGAAGAACATTAAATTACATCAAACTGATTTCCATCATTGCAGAGACGGAGACAGCAGCACCAATCGTTATCAAGTCGCTGGGTATTAGGACGGCTCTAATTAAAGTGCACTGCGATTAGCGTTTAAGACTCTAGATGGCAGTGAGATCAATAAACAGATTAAGTTGGTTTGAGTGCAGCAAACCAGTGACCTTTTTTCGACTGCTGTAAACTGCCTCTCCTGTCTTCGATTATAAATACTTGAACTTGACTCTTTGAATGCTGTGAATGTGTGTTAATGAGTTAAACTGTTAGATTGTTGTCTATGTTtcgtttttgattttttgttattCTGTGAAACGGTGGCAGTTTCTTTAGCTGAAAACAAAATCAGgagaaatgtttttgaacatgatGTTTCTGTTTGTAATGCACAacatttcagatttcagatgcACAGCATTTGTTGCATTGTTGCATTTAATTATCTGGAGATATTGAATAAGCATCTTTCAGGGACCCTAGTGACCATCTAACAATAAGCAGCTGATTTCCTTGGAATAAGCCTTTCTCTTAGAAAGgcttctttctttaaataaaacagttctCGGAAAAGAAATACAGACCAGTCACCTCTTGAAAATGATTTCCTTTTAGTGTTAGGATACGAGAAGTTTCTGTGAGCACAGCTGGATCTGAATCTATCAGGCACTTCTCTTAAATGACATGACATTACCCTGAAATGACAGTGTGCTGATTGATACGGCAGGTCTAAATTTAAAACTCAACTAACCTGCCGCCTGCAAGAGCAAGTTCAGTAATTGCTACATGTAAGGATAACAAGACCACCATTTTGCACttcctttctgaaaaaaaaaaaaatccttgctgGTCATAAGATTATATGGTGTTCTTCTGACAATGACATGgtgaaataacatttcattccgctttataaatgtatattgctAGGAAAAATGACAAGGAATGTTACCTTTAGTGTTTTTTTCCAAGGCATGTTGTACAAGTGTGATCAAGTCTGGTTTCTGACTTAGTCTGGCGTAGTGGTAAGCATCATGGCCATAAATGTCTACTGCAGAAACATCTGCCTTAGTCTTCAGGAGAACATCCACTGCTTCTTTACAAGAGCTCTCACAAGCTAAGATTAGCGCAGTCCTAGTCagaatacacacaaatacagaacATAAAATACGGGAAAAAGTCAGGAAAAATGGAACACAGAAACAAAGATTGATCGGTTGGTGTGGCAATAATAAGGTCAATCAAACGGATTCTTTCTGCAATGTCTTTACTTGCATGAGCTTTATCTAAATGACACATCAAAAGCAGTTCATGTTCTAAACCAGGGGTCACCacactcagtcctggagggccagtgtcctgcagagtttagctccaacttgcctcatcACACCTGCCTTGAAGTTTCAAGTATACTAAGCAAGACCTTGATcagctggtttaggtgtgtttgattagggttgagctaaactctgcaggacaccagccatCCAGGAacaagtttggtgacccctgttCTAAACTGTAGAGCTAGGGGGTtaaaacttttggaatttgaagatcaaggtaaattgtacttaatttgtgttcgggGACACatacaagtatcttctgttgctaacgaagggcagaactaaatggaaaaaaaaaatatttcaacaaaataagaaaaatctgGCCATCTTCaccttgttcaaaagtttttaccCCCCAACTCTTAATccatcttgtttccttctggagcatcagtgaatgtttgaaccttttttaatagttgtgtttgagtgcctcaattgtcctcagtgtgaaaagatgtatctcatctaaaatcatacagtcactgctggaaatggttcaaatatgcaaagatgctgaaaaaaactgaagaatctgcaggaccttaaagatttttctgaagaacagttctcagtttaactgttcagaacaaacaagggactcatgcacaaacatcacaaaacagaaagacagtcgtggatcatccaggtatccacacacagtattaagaacccaaacttttgaatggggttattttaataatttcagcaatttttttgtcttgtggactaaatgtaaacatcttttatgtacaatatcttactcaggacagtactaaataaaaaataacatgcacttaGTATgatttctcttattttttgaaaattattcacattttcacagattctgcaaggggtgcccaaactttcaaGCCCCACTGTAATGCTTTATCATTACCAAATATCAGATTCTATGTTTTTAATGTCAACTTGTTGTCGTTCAATTAGCCCAGGTTTTGTATTTGAGTTTTGGAAATGACTGAATGTATATGCTTCACTGAGATTATGCACCTCACTTTTAcccacaaaattattattttttttattcaaaatgcttGGCCctaacaaaacaagaaaagaaaataagttgccaaaaagactgaatccatgatttggtgataatatagtgTAATGAGAGATTTTCAAGCAATGCTTACAAGGTGGGTCATTTTTCaccaggaacaccaaattaggtaaacAAGGGTGAAGTTAACTCTTGCAtccttataaaatattaaattcaaatattaaatttcaaatattgttAAAAACTGTTGCTGCACTTGCTAGTTTGTTGAATGCTGATGAATAGCAAATAAAGGTATTCTGGTAAAGCTTCACTGCTGCTTTCTGCATTGAAACTGTATGCCACTTCAATGGAATGAAGATGGTTTTCTTTTAAACACTGGCGCAATGCAGCTGGGATGACCTAAGATGGCCTTTTTCATATTAGGTTGCAAGCTGATTCACATCAGTGTACAGACTGGAACTGAACATaaatatgcatttgcatttaaaatgtgatcTTCCTCTTCTGGTATTTTTGTTATacaggtttgatttttttatgcatcATTAATACAGAAGATAAAATCTGATCATTTTTAAATACTTACTTGTTTTGCTTGTCTCGAAGAACAGAGCGTGCTCCAAATTGCACAAGCATCTGGCATGCTCCTGGTTGGCTCATCTTCGCAGCAAGCAATAAGGGCGATCTATCATCCTGAAAAAGGTACCAAAAGTTAATGCAACATACATTGCAACACTTTTTTGGTTTCAATTTCAAAATCAATTCTCTATCTCCCTTTCTCACATAGCTTCTTATACATACAAGGTGTGCGAAATGAATTGCTGTTTCAAAACCTATTTTACTTACTGCATCGACAGCATCAATAGATGCACCGCTGTCACAGAGCATTTTGATGGCGGTTTTGCAGCCTACATATGCTGAAAAACAGTAAGACACAAGGCATTATAATTTTGCAATCAAACCTGACAGCTAGACACTATATCTGTCCTTGATGCATCACCATGCAGTAACTAAAGAGTTCATAATCAAACATCTGCGAAaagaataacaacaataaatctgACACACACGCCCAAAATGCAAACAATGAAACTAAAAGAACTCATTGTCAAGAGCCTCATTTGTGGTATGTTCTGTAGGCTTGTCAGCTGCAGATAAACAATTTTCATGTCAgtgaattgaattaaacatttctaTAAGATGTTATATGCTCATAAAAGGTTTCTTGCTTTAGAATGCACAGACATGTTCTGTAGAATttcaaatagatttaaatattttatactctAACATACCAAAGATCTGCTGTTTAACATTACAGTGTGGTATTAAAATGTGCTGCTGTTGTGCAGTTGTTAGTGGAGCATGTTATATTAACTATACATAGTTTTGCCATCTTCTCAAACCTTTGATTGATTATtatgctataattttttttttttttatggatatttcTTACGCattgctgtcatttttatttttattattattttgttcgaAATAAAGATTTCATACCATACCATACCAACGAAACAGCAAATCTGCTGCCAAGAAACAATCATCTTTAAGGCTTATATTACAACATTCATGTTTTAAGGCGTATATTTACAGCTAACATAtaataagcagtagcatttacaaataacagtgtatcTAAATGTATGAgacaacagcaaacaaaaaacaaatctgtcAGGCTTCAGGAGGGAGAGGACAGTTCAAGAGCAGGGTTTGTTATTCTTTTATACTTCCAGGACGTTTCATTTTGAGAAACTTATTTGCATAATATGAAGCTTTAACGATGCATTGTAGtctgcaaaaaaatgcaaaatgtggttttataaattatgaaaactttactaacattttaagtggaataataataaaataaataaaacaaatgaaaaataaaaataatcaaatatttaatttaatttaatgtctagatctaatattttccattaaaatacgATTTTGTCACaccttaaaaagcaaaaaatccaCATACCTGCATCATGCAAAGCTGTTCGACCCTGCAGGTCTGTGCTGTCAACAGGACATTTACACTGTTGCAAAAGAAAGTAATTATTAACACATGCACCTGAGCAATATTATACATTCCaaatcattataaaatgtgttttcaaatcTTAAATGACTTATTTAACAGCTTAAGTTTGACTACATATTTCTCTGCTCAACAAGCTAAGAAACTGAGGAGAATGTAAACTGCATAAATGCCGTATTAAAGCACATGCTCTCATCATG harbors:
- the LOC122140438 gene encoding uveal autoantigen with coiled-coil domains and ankyrin repeats-like, with amino-acid sequence MAGSETRVRQMQAHLVAVREHLVEELRVQLQEVKGQREAAVAELGRMQKELSQSRREAEQQKENQSSLMQELSRISHELLSKEEQINTLRTRLAEVETQQAEMLCKEAQTPSEWCPTQEKSTMTDLTTETPKPTIDLENYISKNEHTVITSSLKDALQQAETKADEALQKYQSVQEENQSLLRELNEQKTELDTIQEALQARFIPVAKVEEKEKEVERLKLALEEMEKQQNQANVNISNIKDEGVQTEEHRQPCTSEVQHNQVSSSTGIDRAECEVTRSEVKKAQLSEIESKSSTTEDLGSTSQVEKSSVEHEGKRLAQVNISEPMSSCGPSQPDSSLQAQVRSLQQQLEVSY
- the LOC109060631 gene encoding uveal autoantigen with coiled-coil domains and ankyrin repeats-like is translated as MSSINLSVCNNGAVIGQSARGCTSTEWGKYDERLMKAAENGDIEKLTATLKKGTSPTKLDPEGHSAFHVAASKGLLNSLNVFLENGVNVKAVDAAGKTALHLAAAGGHSMCVQKLLQCKCPVDSTDLQGRTALHDAAYVGCKTAIKMLCDSGASIDAVDADDRSPLLLAAKMSQPGACQMLVQFGARSVLRDKQNKTALILACESSCKEAVDVLLKTKADVSAVDIYGHDAYHYARLSQKPDLITLVQHALEKNTKERKCKMVVLLSLHVAITELALAGGS